One part of the Neoarius graeffei isolate fNeoGra1 chromosome 2, fNeoGra1.pri, whole genome shotgun sequence genome encodes these proteins:
- the clic1 gene encoding chloride intracellular channel protein 1, which produces MSEGNQPEIELFVKAGSDGQSIGNCPFSQRLFMVLWLKGVTFNVTTVDMKRKPDVLKDLAPGAQPPFLLYGREVKTDTNKIEEFLEDHLCPPKYPRLAAHNPESNTAGMDVFSKFSAYIKNSNPGMNDNLEKGLLKALMKLDDYLSSPLPDEIDENSADEVTTSSRPFLDGQKLTLADCNLLPKLHIIKVVCLKFRGFSIPRNLLSLWRYLEAAYAREEFSSTCPSDAEIHFAYSSVVKPLK; this is translated from the exons ATGAGCGAGGGAAATCAACCGGAAATTGAGCTCTTTGTGAAG gcgGGCAGTGATGGACAGAGCATTGGGAACTGTCCTTTTTCACAGAGGCTCTTCATGGTGCTGTGGCTTAAAGGAGTGACGTTTAATGTGACCACTGTTGACAtgaagag GAAGCCAGATGTCCTGAAGGACCTGGCTCCAGGAGCCCAGCCCCCGTTCCTGCTCTATGGACGGGAAGTGAAAACAGACACCAACAAGATCGAGGAGTTTCTCGAGGACCACCTCTGCCCTCCTAA ATACCCTCGTCTGGCTGCCCATAACCCCGAGTCCAACACTGCTGGCATGGATGTCTTCTCTAAATTCTCCGCCTACATCAAGAACTCCAACCCTGGCATGAATGACA acCTGGAGAAAGGCCTGCTGAAGGCTCTGATGAAGCTGGATGATTACCTGAGCTCTCCTCTACCCGACGAGATCGACGAGAACAGCGCTGATGAAGTCACCACATCCTCCCGCCCCTTCCTGGACGGACAGAAACTCACCCTGGCCGACTGCAACCTCCTGCCCAAGTTACATATCATCAAG GTGGTGTGCCTTAAGTTTCGGGGTTTCTCCATCCCTCGCAATCTGTTGTCACTATGGCGATACCTGGAAGCCGCATACGCTCGTGAGGAATTCTCCTCCACGTGTCCAAGTGACGCTGAGATCCACTTTGCCTACTCGTCTGTTGTTAAACCTCtcaaatga